The proteins below come from a single Alligator mississippiensis isolate rAllMis1 chromosome 2, rAllMis1, whole genome shotgun sequence genomic window:
- the CTNND1 gene encoding catenin delta-1 isoform X5 has translation MQDPGQIVEETYTMEEDPEGAMSVVSVETSDDGTTRRTETTVKKVVKTVTTRTVQQVPVGPDGLPLEGSPVTNNYVQTMDRNFRKNGSSGPGSYISQAGTVTLPRNYHYPDGYSRPYDDGYPGSDHNYGSLSRVTRIDERYRPSMDGYRAPSRQEVYGPQPQVRVGGSNMDLNRFHAEPYGLEDDQRSVGYDDMDYGLMSDYGTARRAGTPSDPRRRLRSYEDMLVDDVAPDQYYWAPLAQHERGSLASLDSLRKGGPPPANWRQPELPEVIAMLSFRLDAVKSNAAAYLQHLCYRNDKVKTEVRKLKGIPVLVGLLDHPKKEVHYGACGALKNISFGKDQDNKIAIKNCDGVPALVRLLRKARDMDLTEVITGTLWNLSSHDSIKMAIVDHALHALTDEVIIPRSGWEREPNEDSKPRHMQWESVLTNTAGCLRNVSSERSEARRKLRECDGLVDALIYIVQSEVGQKDSDSKLVENCVCLLRNLSYQVHHEIPHAERYQETPLNPTNNAGPHAASCFGTKKGKDEWFSRGKKPPEDPGADIVDFPKRTTPAKGYELLFQPEVVRIYISLLKESKTPAILEASAGAIQNLCAGRWTYGRYIRSALRQEKGLSAIADLLNHDNERVVKAASGALRNLAVDPRNKELIGKHAIPNLVKNLPGGQQTPAKNLSEDTVVSVLNTINEVILENLEAAKKLRETQGIEKLVLINKSGNRSEREVRAAALVLQTIWGYKELRKPLEKEGWKKSDFQVNLSNASRNQGGSSFDDSTLPLIDRNQKGDKKSSREEIQMSNMGPDNNYSTLNERDHNRTLDRSGDLGNAEPVKAAPLSDERQENLYEEEDDTVAYPLMTHP, from the exons GTAAAGAAAGTAGTGAAGACTGTGACCACAAGGACAGTACAGCAGGTTCCTGTTGGGCCAGATGGGTTACCTCTGGAGGGTTCTCCTGTTACCAATAACTACGTCCAGACAATGGACAGGAACTTCcgtaaaaatggcagcagtggacCTGGCAGCTACATAAGCCAGGCTGGCACTGTCACACTTCCTCGCAACTACCACTACCCAGATGGCTACAGCCGCCCTTATGATGATGGCTACCCTGGCAGTGATCACAACTATGGCAGTCTGTCCCGTGTGACTCGAATTGATGAACGTTACCGTCCCTCCATGGATGGTTACCGGGCCCCTAGCCGGCAGGAAGTCTATGGTCCCCAACCACAGGTGCGAGTAGGGGGGAGCAACATGGACCTGAACCGCTTCCATGCAGAGCCTTATGGGCTAGAAGATGACCAGCGCAGTGTTGGCTATGATGACATGGATTATGGTCTGATGTCAGATTATGGCACAGCTAGACGGGCAGGGACACCCTCGGATCCCCGACGACGACTCAG GAGTTATGAGGATATGCTGGTGGATGATGTGGCCCCTGACCAGTACTACTGGGCCCCCCTGGCACAGCACGAACGGGGTAGTCTGGCAAGCCTGGACAGTCTGCGGAAGGGAGGCCCACCACCTGCCAATTGGcgccagccagagctgcctgaGGTGATAGCTATGCTGAGTTTCCGGCTGGATGCAGTAAAGTCCAATGCAGCAGCCTACCTGCAGCACCTCTGCTACCGTAACGACAAGGTGAAGACAGAGGTGCGTAAGCTGAAGGGGATACCTGTGCTGGTGGGGCTGCTGGACCACCCCAAGAAAGAGGTGCACTATGGGGCTTGTGGGGCCCTGAAGAACATATCCTTTGGCAAAGATCAGGACAACAAGATAGCCATCAAGAACTGTGATGGTGTCCCTGCCCTGGTGAGGCTGTTGCGCAAGGCCCGTGACATGGACCTCACAGAGGTCATCACAG GAACATTGTGGAATCTCTCCTCCCATGACTCAATAAAGATGGCTATTGTAGACCATGCGCTGCATGCTCTAACTGATGAAGTCATCATCCCACGCTCTGGCTGGGAGAGGGAGCCCAATGAAGACTCTAAACCCCGCCACATGCAGTGGGAGTCGGTGctcaccaacactgctggctgcCTTAG AAATGTGAGTTCTGAGCGGAGTGAGGCTCGTCGGAAACTGCGCGAGTGTGATGGGTTGGTGGATGCCTTGATATACATTGTCCAGTCAGAGGTTGGCCAGAAAGACTCTGACAGCAAG CTGGTGGAGAACTGTGTCTGTCTGCTCCGGAACTTATCATACCAAGTACATCATGAGATCCCACACGCTGAGCGTTATCAGGAGACTCCCCTCAACCCAACCAATAATgctgggccccatgctgccagctgctttggTACCAAGAAAGGCAAAG ACGAGTGGTTCTCCAGAG gcaaaaaacctccagAAGATCCTGGTGCTGATATAGTGGACTTTCCCAAAAGAACAACGCCTGCAAAAG gTTATGAGCTCCTATTCCAGCCAGAAGTAGTCCGGATATACATCTCATTGCTGAAGGAGAGCAAGACCCCTGCCATTCTGGAGGCTTCGGCAGGTGCTATTCAAAATCTATGTGCTGGTCGCTGGACG TACGGTCGGTACATCCGCTCAGCATTACGCCAGGAGAAAGGGCTTTCTGCTATTGCTGACCTGCTGAACCATGACAATGAACGTGTAGTGAAAGCAGCATCTGGGGCACTGCGCAACCTGGCAGTGGATCCTCGGAATAAAGAGCTGATAG GTAAACATGCTATCCCCAACTTGGTGAAGAACTTGCCAGGTGGGCAGCAGACACCAGCCAAGAACCTCTCTGAGGACACTGTGGTATCAGTCCTGAACACAATCAATGAGGTCATTTTGGAGAACTTGGAGGCCGCAAAGAAACTGCGGGAGACGCAAGGCATTGAGAAGCTGGTGCTGATCAACAAATCGGG GAACCGTTCAGAGAGAGAAGTCCGGGCTGCAGCCCTAGTCCTGCAGACAATCTGGGGGTATAAGGAGCTGCGGAAGCCACTAGagaaggaaggatggaaaaaGTCTGACTTCCAG GTAAACCTGAGCAATGCCTCTCGAAACCAGGGAGGCAGCTCGTTTGATGACAGCACCTTGCCACTCATCGACAGGAACCAAAAAGGAG ATAAGAAATCCTCTCGGGAGGAGATCCAGATGAGCAACATGGGACCAG ACAACAATTACTCCACACTAAATGAAAGAGACCACAACAGGACATTGGACCGATCTGGAGATCTTGGCAATGCGGAACCGGTGAAGGCAGCACCGCTCTCA GATGAAAGGCAGGAAAACCTGTATGAGGAGGAGGATGACACTGTGGCTTATCCCCTGATGACACATCCCTGA